A genomic window from Solanum dulcamara chromosome 11, daSolDulc1.2, whole genome shotgun sequence includes:
- the LOC129873555 gene encoding 15.4 kDa class V heat shock protein codes for MEFSTFHPSTWNSFFTSPLLFPYQFIPENYVHWRETPESHIYSADLPGVKKEEIKVEVEDSSYLIIRTEAANETTEPIRSFMRKFRLPGMVDMDGISASYRDGVLTVTVPRTLVRRGFFIEPDDLPQRVVNLGASAA; via the exons ATGGAATTCTCAACTTTCCACCCCTCAACATGGAATTCTTTTTTCACCTCTCCTCTTCTCTTTCCCTATCAGTTCATTCCTGAGAATTATGTTCACTGGAGAGAGACTCCTGAATCTCACATATACTCTGCTGATCTTCCAG GTGTGAAGAAAGAGGAAATAAAGGTGGAAGTTGAGGATTCAAGCTACCTGATAATAAGAACTGAAGCTGCCAATGAAACCACAGAGCCAATAAGGAGCTTTATGAGGAAATTTAGGCTACCTGGAATGGTAGATATGGATGGAATTTCTGCTAGTTATAGAGATGGTGTTTTGACAGTCACAGTTCCAAGAACGCTTGTGAGAAGGGGATTTTTCATTGAACCAGATGACTTGCCACAAAGGGTGGTGAATCTTGGTGCTAGTGCTGCTTGA